A genome region from Chryseobacterium sp. G0186 includes the following:
- a CDS encoding class I SAM-dependent methyltransferase has product MEKEELKILAQNLANPQGEKGIEIGEMMNATNISMTLESIRTLLIEDNEHILEIGPGNAGHLKSVLNLAQNLKYTGIDISETMQNEAKKLNKDFKDKADFILYEGKKLPFKDQSFDKIVTVNTVYFWEDPVDFLNEIYRVLKDSGTFVLTFGQRDFMEKLPFTAYDFTLYNNSEMEELVSKSHFKRMKTSEKEEEIKSKTGNETIQRIYTILTIKK; this is encoded by the coding sequence ATGGAAAAAGAAGAACTCAAAATCCTCGCACAAAATTTGGCCAATCCCCAGGGAGAAAAAGGCATAGAAATAGGTGAAATGATGAATGCCACTAATATCAGTATGACGTTAGAAAGCATCAGAACACTTCTGATAGAAGATAATGAACATATTCTTGAAATAGGACCCGGAAATGCAGGTCACCTGAAAAGTGTTTTAAATCTTGCTCAGAATCTGAAATATACAGGAATAGACATTTCTGAAACCATGCAGAACGAAGCCAAAAAGTTGAACAAGGATTTCAAAGATAAGGCCGATTTCATATTGTATGAGGGCAAAAAGCTTCCTTTTAAAGACCAATCGTTTGATAAAATAGTGACCGTCAATACCGTTTATTTCTGGGAAGATCCTGTGGATTTTTTAAATGAAATTTATAGGGTTTTGAAAGACAGTGGAACATTTGTTCTTACTTTCGGGCAGCGGGATTTCATGGAAAAACTACCATTTACCGCCTATGATTTTACTTTGTACAACAATAGCGAAATGGAAGAACTGGTTTCCAAGAGCCATTTTAAAAGAATGAAAACTTCCGAAAAAGAAGAAGAAATAAAAAGCAAGACAGGAAACGAAACAATACAAAGAATTTATACAATTTTAACCATAAAAAAATAA
- a CDS encoding hemin-degrading factor: MSTLVNDLKEKWDALKAENPHVRIRNAAAQLGVSEAELLVTSIGEEVTVLNPDFPGILTEAEQLGKVMALTRNDECVHERKGTYLNGDFSSPHAQLFVGEDIDLRIFLNHWKFAFAVVEGDKKSLQFFGKDGLALHKIYLTKNSNEAAFDAIVEKFKAEDQNQAFTFEAVAPKQAEKADAEIDAEGFKKAWTELKDTHDFFMMTRKYGVSRTQALRLAPEGFAKKIDNAKVVNILEDASEKNTPIMAFVGNRGIIQIHTGNVKKTLWHQQWFNVMDPDFNLHLDVTKIAEAWIVKKPTEDGEVTAIEVFNKEGDFIVQFFGKRKPGIPELQEWKDLVAALDN, from the coding sequence ATGAGCACATTAGTTAATGATTTAAAGGAAAAATGGGACGCTCTGAAGGCAGAAAATCCACATGTAAGAATAAGAAATGCTGCTGCTCAATTAGGAGTAAGCGAAGCTGAATTATTAGTGACCAGCATAGGAGAAGAAGTAACGGTTTTAAATCCGGACTTTCCGGGAATTCTAACCGAAGCAGAGCAATTGGGAAAAGTAATGGCTCTTACCCGTAACGATGAATGTGTTCATGAGAGAAAAGGAACTTACCTGAACGGAGATTTCAGCAGCCCGCACGCACAACTTTTCGTTGGGGAAGATATTGACCTTAGAATTTTCCTTAACCATTGGAAATTTGCCTTTGCAGTAGTGGAGGGAGATAAAAAAAGTCTTCAGTTCTTCGGAAAAGACGGATTGGCTTTACATAAAATTTACTTGACAAAAAATAGTAATGAAGCAGCTTTCGACGCTATCGTTGAAAAATTTAAGGCTGAAGATCAAAATCAGGCATTTACTTTTGAAGCCGTAGCTCCAAAGCAGGCAGAAAAAGCAGACGCAGAAATAGATGCAGAAGGATTCAAAAAAGCTTGGACAGAATTAAAGGATACACACGATTTCTTTATGATGACCAGAAAATACGGAGTAAGCAGAACTCAGGCCTTAAGATTGGCTCCGGAAGGATTTGCTAAGAAAATAGACAACGCTAAAGTGGTGAATATCCTTGAAGATGCTTCTGAAAAGAATACACCCATCATGGCTTTCGTTGGAAACAGAGGAATTATCCAGATTCACACAGGAAACGTAAAGAAAACACTTTGGCACCAGCAGTGGTTCAATGTTATGGACCCTGACTTCAATCTTCACTTGGATGTAACGAAAATTGCAGAAGCATGGATCGTTAAAAAACCAACTGAAGACGGAGAAGTTACGGCAATCGAAGTATTCAATAAGGAAGGAGATTTCATCGTTCAGTTCTTTGGAAAAAGAAAACCTGGAATTCCAGAACTTCAAGAGTGGAAAGATCTAGTGGCAGCACTTGACAATTAA
- a CDS encoding ChaN family lipoprotein gives MKNILIAILLAGFCSLHAQNLKAYQFYDQKGKEVKTNKLVKELADYDVVFFGENHNSSINHWLQLKITEALYEKKNGQIILGAEMFERDNQSQLNQYLSGKFDAKTLKDSARLWNNYATDYKPLVDFAKNKKLNFIATNIPRRYASQTAKEGLESLNKLTEKEKTYIAQLPIKVTLDTPGYPEMKAMMGDHAEGTKVMNFISAQATKDATMAESILKNIQSGKTFIHYNGNYHSKEFGGTYWYLKQKNPNLKMVVISVFESEDPELKVPAKDYIPTEFNLIIPSDMTKTF, from the coding sequence ATGAAAAATATTCTCATTGCAATTCTGCTTGCAGGCTTTTGTTCATTACACGCACAGAACCTTAAAGCATATCAATTTTATGATCAGAAAGGAAAAGAAGTAAAGACGAATAAGTTGGTTAAAGAATTAGCTGATTACGATGTTGTTTTCTTTGGAGAAAATCATAACAGTTCCATCAATCACTGGCTTCAGCTTAAAATTACAGAAGCTTTATACGAAAAGAAAAATGGACAGATTATCTTGGGAGCAGAAATGTTTGAAAGAGATAACCAGTCTCAGTTGAACCAATATTTAAGCGGAAAATTTGATGCGAAAACATTAAAGGATTCTGCCCGTTTATGGAACAATTATGCAACGGACTACAAGCCCTTGGTAGATTTTGCTAAAAATAAGAAATTGAATTTCATTGCAACAAATATCCCAAGAAGATATGCCTCCCAAACAGCCAAAGAAGGGTTGGAATCTTTGAATAAGTTAACAGAGAAGGAAAAAACGTACATCGCTCAATTGCCCATTAAAGTAACTTTGGATACTCCAGGATACCCTGAAATGAAAGCCATGATGGGAGATCATGCAGAGGGAACAAAAGTGATGAACTTTATCTCGGCTCAGGCAACCAAAGATGCGACAATGGCAGAATCTATCCTGAAAAATATTCAGTCAGGAAAAACCTTTATCCATTATAACGGTAACTATCACAGTAAAGAATTTGGAGGAACATATTGGTATCTTAAGCAGAAAAATCCAAACCTGAAAATGGTCGTAATCTCTGTATTTGAATCAGAAGACCCCGAATTGAAAGTGCCTGCAAAGGATTATATTCCTACAGAATTTAATCTGATTATTCCAAGTGACATGACGAAGACTTTTTAA
- a CDS encoding peptide deformylase — protein MKKLSILLIFFIGVLHAQKLTPNEISIINKGDVNTALPIYQTTDDHQHKTLLSLSSEIDPIDPNTAVLVKRMKESLLSTDGGVGIAAPQVGINRKVIWVQRFDKDGTPLEYFINPVIVWKSDLQNLGPEGDLSIPDFRDQFYRSKVIQLEYVDLKGQKYSEIVEGFTAVIFQHEIDHLFGILISDKKEKEKNTSYKKVDAYQKSDLNKR, from the coding sequence ATGAAAAAACTATCCATTCTGCTTATCTTTTTTATAGGAGTACTCCATGCACAGAAACTTACCCCTAATGAAATTTCAATAATCAATAAGGGAGATGTCAATACTGCGTTGCCAATCTATCAGACGACAGATGACCATCAGCATAAGACCCTGCTAAGCCTTTCCTCAGAAATCGATCCGATTGATCCGAACACTGCTGTTTTAGTTAAGAGAATGAAAGAATCTTTACTTTCAACCGATGGAGGAGTGGGGATTGCTGCTCCACAGGTGGGAATCAATAGAAAAGTAATTTGGGTTCAGCGATTTGATAAAGACGGAACACCATTAGAATACTTTATCAATCCTGTGATCGTCTGGAAATCAGATTTGCAGAACCTTGGCCCTGAGGGTGATTTATCCATTCCTGATTTCAGGGATCAGTTTTATAGAAGCAAAGTGATTCAGTTAGAATATGTGGATTTAAAAGGACAGAAATATTCAGAAATAGTGGAGGGATTTACCGCTGTTATTTTCCAGCATGAGATCGATCATCTTTTCGGAATCCTGATCTCTGATAAAAAAGAAAAAGAGAAAAATACTTCTTATAAAAAGGTAGATGCCTATCAGAAAAGTGATTTGAATAAAAGATAG
- a CDS encoding organic hydroperoxide resistance protein, protein MKTLYTTKVTATGGRNGHVKSENGVLDLNVKMPKALGGANDDFTNPEMLFAAGYSACFDSALNRVISLAKIKTGETTVTAQISIGQIENGGFGLAAELDVNIPGVSLEEAQSLTEKAHQICPYSNATRNNIEVKLSVTNND, encoded by the coding sequence ATGAAAACGCTATATACAACAAAAGTAACCGCTACAGGTGGAAGAAATGGCCACGTTAAAAGTGAAAACGGAGTTTTAGATCTGAATGTAAAAATGCCTAAGGCATTGGGAGGTGCAAATGACGACTTCACGAATCCTGAAATGCTTTTTGCAGCCGGATATTCTGCATGCTTTGACAGTGCATTAAACAGAGTAATCAGCTTAGCTAAAATAAAAACCGGTGAAACAACTGTTACAGCACAAATCAGTATAGGACAGATTGAAAATGGAGGTTTCGGATTGGCAGCAGAACTGGATGTAAATATTCCGGGAGTTTCTCTTGAAGAAGCACAGTCTTTAACAGAGAAAGCTCACCAGATTTGCCCATATTCTAATGCAACAAGAAATAATATTGAGGTTAAGCTTTCTGTGACCAACAATGATTAA
- a CDS encoding MarR family winged helix-turn-helix transcriptional regulator yields the protein MENSKTPKLENQICFPLYVIAKEITGLYRPFLDELDITYPQYLVMMILWDSDGLTVSHIGEKLFLDSGTLTPLLKRLETKGFILRKRKKEDERVVEVFLAEAGKELQKKACAIPGKIQERLGIQPEELLELKETVLKILNKIEK from the coding sequence ATGGAAAATTCAAAAACACCCAAGTTAGAAAACCAGATCTGTTTCCCTTTATATGTGATTGCCAAGGAGATCACCGGACTTTATCGTCCTTTTCTTGATGAGCTGGACATTACCTACCCTCAATATCTTGTTATGATGATATTATGGGACAGTGACGGACTTACGGTAAGTCATATTGGAGAAAAACTGTTTCTGGACAGCGGAACTTTAACTCCTCTTCTTAAAAGACTGGAGACTAAAGGATTTATCCTTAGAAAACGAAAAAAAGAGGACGAAAGAGTTGTTGAAGTATTTTTAGCAGAGGCTGGAAAAGAACTACAGAAAAAAGCCTGCGCCATTCCGGGTAAAATACAGGAAAGGCTGGGTATACAACCTGAAGAGCTTCTGGAACTTAAAGAAACAGTACTGAAAATATTAAACAAAATAGAAAAATAA
- a CDS encoding NAD(P)H-dependent oxidoreductase: protein MSLIENLNWRHAVKAYDPTKKVSQEDLNTILEAIRLAPTSSGLQPFRIIVVENQELKDKMVAGALNPEVMRDSSHVLVFAAWDSYSNEKIDKVYDYHTDVRDLPRGRFGSYTDKIKEMYGAQTPEEHFAHTARQTYIALGFALAQAAELKIDSTPAEGFSNAVVDEVLGLKELGLKSVSLLYLGYRDEANDWLASMKKVRVPMDEFIIKK, encoded by the coding sequence ATGTCATTAATAGAAAATTTAAACTGGAGACATGCTGTAAAAGCATATGACCCAACAAAAAAAGTATCACAGGAAGATTTAAATACAATTTTGGAAGCGATTAGGCTTGCTCCTACCTCATCAGGGTTACAGCCTTTCCGTATCATTGTAGTGGAGAACCAAGAATTAAAAGATAAAATGGTTGCCGGAGCCTTAAACCCTGAAGTGATGAGAGATTCTTCTCATGTTTTGGTTTTTGCAGCATGGGACAGCTATTCTAATGAGAAGATTGACAAGGTGTATGATTATCATACTGATGTAAGAGATCTGCCAAGAGGACGTTTTGGAAGTTATACTGATAAAATCAAGGAAATGTATGGAGCACAAACTCCTGAAGAGCATTTTGCCCACACGGCACGTCAGACTTATATTGCCTTAGGATTTGCCCTTGCACAGGCAGCTGAGCTTAAAATAGACAGTACTCCTGCAGAAGGATTCAGTAATGCAGTAGTGGATGAAGTACTTGGTTTAAAGGAGCTAGGCCTGAAAAGTGTAAGCCTTTTATACCTTGGATACCGTGATGAAGCTAATGACTGGCTAGCTTCTATGAAAAAAGTCCGTGTTCCAATGGATGAGTTTATCATTAAAAAGTAA
- a CDS encoding SDR family oxidoreductase has translation MQKFKNKTALITGGTNGMGFATAEEFIKQGGTVIITGRSKETVHNALEKLGENALGIVSNAGSINDIMKLKEEVRQYTENVDVLFVNAGYGKFAPIENVDEEHFDELFNVLVKGPFFTVQQILPLMKKGSSIIFNTSVATDIAMPNFSVYSAAKSAVQSFIKTFAVELTERGIRVNGVSPGHIKTNIFNNTGLTPEQIEGAVQDIIPTIPFKRQGEPSEIAHVVLFLASEEASYVHGAEVKVDAGISVIR, from the coding sequence ATGCAGAAATTTAAAAACAAAACAGCTTTAATTACAGGAGGAACCAACGGAATGGGTTTCGCCACAGCGGAAGAGTTTATCAAACAGGGAGGAACTGTTATTATTACAGGAAGAAGTAAGGAAACAGTACATAATGCCTTGGAAAAGCTAGGCGAAAATGCTTTGGGAATAGTATCTAATGCCGGGAGTATAAATGATATAATGAAATTAAAGGAAGAGGTAAGACAATATACAGAAAATGTAGATGTACTCTTTGTAAATGCCGGATATGGGAAGTTTGCACCCATTGAAAATGTGGATGAAGAGCATTTCGATGAACTCTTTAATGTATTGGTAAAAGGACCATTCTTCACTGTTCAGCAGATACTACCTTTGATGAAAAAGGGAAGTTCAATTATTTTTAACACTTCAGTGGCAACGGATATCGCGATGCCTAACTTTTCGGTGTATTCTGCGGCGAAGTCAGCCGTACAGTCTTTCATCAAAACATTTGCTGTAGAACTTACAGAAAGGGGAATTCGGGTGAATGGAGTAAGTCCGGGACATATTAAAACCAATATTTTTAACAATACGGGATTAACTCCGGAGCAAATAGAAGGAGCAGTTCAGGATATTATTCCTACAATACCTTTTAAAAGACAGGGAGAACCGTCTGAGATTGCCCATGTAGTTCTGTTTCTTGCATCAGAAGAAGCTTCCTATGTTCATGGAGCTGAAGTAAAAGTGGATGCAGGTATTTCAGTGATCAGATAA
- a CDS encoding protein-glutamine glutaminase, whose translation MKKFLLSMMVFVAALSFNACSDSNANQDSNATSKENQQVAMKDFGRTVPVGIDKEDGKYKVSFILSAQPYEIKDTEENKAYISMISQAVKDESPVHIFLKANSNEIAKVESPTSEDIRFFKTTFTKEIKEDGVARRLASVIPNLATLNSLFTQIKNQSCGTSTASSPCITFRYPVDGCYARAHKMRQILNNAGYECEKQFVYGNLRASTGTCCVSWVYHVAILVSFKNASGVVEKRIIDPSLNSTGPITDTAWRAACTNSTCGSTSVSSFANTPGNVYYRSTSGSLLYDNNLVNTNCTLTAFSALSGCSAPVPSTAHCGF comes from the coding sequence ATGAAAAAATTTCTGTTATCAATGATGGTATTTGTGGCAGCATTGTCATTTAATGCCTGTTCAGATTCTAATGCGAATCAAGACTCAAATGCGACTTCCAAAGAGAATCAACAAGTTGCCATGAAGGACTTTGGGAGGACTGTTCCTGTAGGAATCGATAAAGAAGATGGAAAATATAAAGTTTCCTTTATTCTTTCAGCCCAGCCTTACGAAATCAAAGACACTGAGGAAAACAAAGCTTACATTTCCATGATCAGTCAGGCTGTAAAAGATGAATCTCCGGTTCATATTTTCCTTAAGGCTAATTCCAATGAAATTGCGAAGGTAGAAAGCCCAACTTCGGAAGATATCCGTTTCTTTAAGACTACTTTCACTAAAGAAATAAAAGAAGACGGAGTAGCAAGAAGATTAGCCAGTGTTATTCCTAACCTTGCTACCCTAAACAGTTTATTTACTCAGATCAAAAACCAATCTTGCGGAACTTCTACGGCTTCTTCTCCATGTATCACTTTCAGATATCCTGTAGACGGATGCTATGCAAGAGCTCACAAAATGAGACAGATCTTAAACAATGCCGGATATGAATGTGAGAAACAATTTGTATATGGCAATTTAAGAGCTTCTACCGGTACCTGCTGTGTATCATGGGTATATCACGTGGCTATCCTTGTAAGCTTTAAAAATGCATCCGGTGTAGTTGAAAAAAGAATTATTGACCCTTCTCTAAACTCCACAGGTCCTATTACTGATACTGCATGGAGAGCTGCATGTACAAACTCAACTTGTGGTTCTACTTCTGTTTCATCTTTTGCCAATACCCCTGGGAATGTTTACTACAGAAGCACATCAGGATCTTTATTGTATGATAACAATCTGGTAAATACCAATTGTACGTTAACAGCATTCTCTGCTCTTTCGGGTTGTTCAGCTCCGGTACCTAGTACAGCACATTGCGGATTCTAA
- the lipB gene encoding lipoyl(octanoyl) transferase LipB has translation MNTNQNKAVEFEDLGIKEYQPAWDYQEQLMKAIIDTKIKNRDLPAEEHITTPNHFLLVEHPHVYTLGKSGHEENMLAGIDKLKEIEATFVKVNRGGDITYHGYGQIVGYPVLDLENFFTDIHLYMRNLEEVIIRTIGEFGLKGERSQGETGVWLDPGKPYARKICAMGVKASRWVTLHGFALNVNTDMRYFEYIIPCGIKDKQVTSLQRELERELTPEEVEHVKASIRKHFTDVFQAELIYK, from the coding sequence ATGAATACAAATCAAAATAAAGCAGTAGAATTTGAAGATTTAGGAATCAAAGAATACCAGCCCGCCTGGGATTATCAGGAACAACTGATGAAGGCTATTATTGATACCAAAATAAAGAACAGAGATCTTCCCGCAGAAGAGCATATTACAACTCCCAACCATTTCCTTTTGGTAGAACATCCACATGTATACACCCTTGGGAAAAGCGGCCATGAAGAAAATATGCTTGCCGGCATTGATAAACTGAAAGAAATTGAAGCTACTTTCGTTAAGGTGAATCGTGGTGGAGATATTACTTATCATGGATACGGACAAATTGTAGGCTACCCTGTTCTTGATCTTGAAAACTTCTTTACTGATATTCATCTTTACATGAGAAATCTGGAAGAGGTTATCATCAGAACCATTGGCGAATTTGGACTTAAAGGAGAGCGTTCTCAGGGAGAAACCGGCGTATGGCTGGATCCTGGGAAACCTTATGCCAGAAAGATCTGCGCCATGGGGGTAAAGGCTTCAAGATGGGTAACGCTTCACGGCTTTGCATTGAATGTGAATACAGACATGCGTTATTTTGAATACATTATTCCATGTGGAATCAAGGATAAGCAGGTTACTTCCTTACAAAGAGAACTTGAAAGAGAACTGACTCCGGAAGAGGTGGAACATGTAAAAGCCAGTATTAGAAAACACTTTACTGATGTTTTCCAGGCAGAACTGATCTACAAATAA
- the trpA gene encoding tryptophan synthase subunit alpha: MKKLNIYFTAGIPQLEDTAAIIQLIQDSGADMIEIGMPYSDPVADGPVIQKAHELALQNGMTIEKLFSQLKSIKNEIRVPIILMGYINPVLSFGFEKFCKECSESGVSGLILPDLPPIEFEKNYQPILKQYNLNFTFLVTPETSDERIQYLDSLSSGFLYAVSSSSTTGNENAVLKNENYLARLAGLPLKNPVMIGFGIKSKDDFENVTEKADGGIIGTAFVNVLLQDKDWKKNAIDFIHSIKA, from the coding sequence ATGAAAAAACTAAATATATATTTCACTGCAGGAATTCCACAACTGGAAGATACCGCAGCCATTATACAACTGATTCAGGATTCCGGTGCGGATATGATTGAAATCGGAATGCCTTATTCTGATCCGGTAGCAGACGGACCTGTTATTCAGAAAGCACACGAACTGGCTTTACAAAATGGGATGACCATTGAAAAGCTTTTCTCCCAGTTAAAATCCATCAAAAATGAAATAAGGGTTCCAATTATTTTGATGGGATATATCAATCCTGTTTTAAGCTTTGGCTTTGAAAAGTTTTGTAAGGAATGTTCAGAAAGTGGTGTTTCCGGGCTTATTCTTCCGGATCTTCCTCCTATTGAATTTGAAAAAAACTATCAGCCTATTTTAAAGCAATACAACCTCAACTTTACGTTTCTGGTTACTCCGGAAACATCAGATGAAAGAATACAATACCTTGACTCTTTAAGTTCAGGATTTCTCTATGCTGTAAGTTCATCTTCAACAACAGGTAACGAAAATGCCGTACTGAAGAACGAGAACTATCTGGCAAGACTGGCTGGTTTACCTTTAAAGAACCCTGTAATGATTGGTTTCGGGATAAAATCAAAGGATGACTTTGAAAATGTAACTGAGAAAGCAGATGGAGGAATCATCGGAACAGCCTTTGTGAATGTCTTGCTTCAGGATAAAGATTGGAAGAAGAATGCCATAGATTTTATCCATTCTATAAAAGCTTAA
- the trpB gene encoding tryptophan synthase subunit beta, translating to MNYKNPDENGYYGEFGGAFIPEMLYPNVEELQKNYLEIIESEEFQSEYQDLLTNYVGRATPLYFAKNLSEKYKTRIYLKREDLNHTGAHKINNALGQVLLAKRLGKTRIIAETGAGQHGVATATACALLGLECIVYMGEIDIQRQAPNVARMKMLGAEVIPATSGSKTLKDAVNEALRDWINNPVTTHYVIGSVVGPHPFPDLVARFQSIISKEIREQLHEKVGRENPDYVIACVGGGSNAAGTFYHFVNEKEVKIIAAEAGGLGVESGKSAATTFLGTLGVLHGSKSLVMQTSDGQVIEPHSISAGLDYPGIGPFHAHLFKEKRAEFFSINDDEALKCAFDLTKLEGIIPALESSHALAVLDKKKFKEDDIVVICLSGRGDKDMETYLKNL from the coding sequence ATGAATTATAAAAACCCCGATGAAAACGGATATTATGGAGAATTTGGAGGTGCTTTCATCCCGGAAATGCTCTATCCGAATGTAGAAGAATTACAAAAAAACTATCTTGAGATCATAGAATCTGAAGAATTCCAAAGTGAATATCAGGATTTGCTTACCAACTATGTAGGAAGAGCTACTCCACTTTATTTTGCCAAGAATCTGAGCGAGAAATACAAAACCCGGATTTATTTAAAAAGAGAAGATCTTAACCATACCGGAGCTCATAAAATAAATAATGCATTGGGGCAGGTTCTCCTTGCAAAGCGTCTTGGAAAAACGAGGATCATTGCTGAAACCGGAGCCGGACAGCATGGTGTTGCCACCGCTACAGCCTGTGCCTTGCTTGGCCTTGAGTGTATTGTCTACATGGGTGAAATTGATATTCAGAGACAAGCCCCAAATGTGGCAAGAATGAAAATGTTAGGTGCCGAAGTGATTCCGGCTACCTCAGGTTCAAAAACATTGAAAGATGCCGTAAATGAAGCTTTAAGAGACTGGATCAACAATCCTGTGACCACTCATTATGTGATTGGGAGTGTGGTAGGACCTCATCCTTTCCCTGATCTTGTTGCAAGGTTTCAAAGCATCATTTCAAAGGAAATCAGAGAACAGCTTCATGAGAAAGTCGGAAGAGAAAATCCGGATTATGTGATTGCCTGCGTAGGCGGAGGAAGCAATGCTGCGGGAACATTCTATCATTTCGTTAATGAAAAAGAAGTGAAGATTATTGCTGCTGAGGCGGGTGGTCTGGGCGTTGAATCCGGAAAATCTGCTGCTACCACATTTCTTGGAACACTCGGCGTACTTCACGGAAGCAAAAGCCTTGTGATGCAAACTTCGGACGGACAGGTCATTGAGCCGCACTCTATTTCTGCAGGCCTGGATTATCCGGGAATCGGACCCTTTCATGCTCATTTATTTAAGGAAAAAAGAGCAGAATTTTTCAGTATCAATGATGATGAAGCTTTAAAATGTGCCTTTGATTTAACAAAACTGGAAGGAATTATCCCGGCTCTGGAAAGCTCCCATGCCCTGGCGGTCTTAGATAAAAAGAAATTTAAAGAAGACGATATTGTTGTCATTTGTCTGAGCGGTCGTGGAGATAAGGATATGGAAACGTATCTGAAGAATTTGTAA
- a CDS encoding GNAT family N-acetyltransferase, with the protein MKYQIKQPNELKETEIEQIIKLWDISEWNTMKPAYFRTFFKDSEFHFLLDEEEAILAIMRVNFDFTLRIIEEKHSFAEAAGLVAAHRKKGYGAKLVQYFTENVKRRNLETIGFCHSELRPFYEKCEIEILYNKAKMIKENMGSEWINAEDDDILVFNTSDEKKKMLNQLSTKNNAYLITKE; encoded by the coding sequence ATGAAATACCAAATAAAACAACCCAACGAATTAAAAGAAACGGAAATAGAACAAATCATAAAGCTTTGGGATATTTCTGAATGGAATACAATGAAACCTGCTTATTTCCGTACTTTTTTTAAAGACTCGGAATTTCATTTTCTATTAGATGAAGAGGAGGCCATATTAGCCATTATGAGGGTTAATTTTGATTTTACCCTGAGGATTATTGAAGAAAAACATTCTTTTGCCGAAGCCGCAGGACTTGTCGCTGCCCACAGAAAAAAGGGATACGGAGCAAAATTGGTTCAGTACTTTACAGAGAATGTTAAGAGAAGAAATCTTGAAACCATTGGCTTTTGTCATTCCGAACTTCGCCCTTTCTATGAAAAATGTGAGATTGAAATCCTTTATAACAAGGCTAAAATGATCAAGGAAAATATGGGATCTGAATGGATCAACGCTGAAGATGATGATATTTTAGTTTTCAACACATCAGACGAAAAGAAAAAGATGCTCAATCAGCTGAGTACAAAAAATAACGCTTACTTAATTACTAAAGAATAA
- a CDS encoding phosphoribosylanthranilate isomerase → MNPQPAYSNLSLKVCGLTKTEQIQELMTMKVDFLGFIFYEKSPRYVLNHLSLDDISKVDHQGKVGVFVNEITEKIIEVAEKGKLNLIQLHGDESEDFMADLRKKLNPEIKIIKVIRIGNDTTENRNKITQILNDQSTSYNLPPVTYYLFDTDSKAFGGTGQQFDWNLLNEFEIPLPYFLSGGISEENITNIQSLIQKPFAIDINSKFEINPGDKDIERIKKFSSTIQKSPNGAI, encoded by the coding sequence ATGAACCCACAACCAGCATATAGCAATCTTTCCCTTAAAGTCTGTGGTTTAACAAAAACTGAACAAATTCAGGAATTGATGACCATGAAAGTAGATTTTCTTGGCTTCATTTTCTATGAAAAATCACCAAGATATGTATTGAATCATTTAAGTCTTGATGATATTTCAAAAGTTGATCATCAGGGAAAAGTTGGTGTTTTTGTGAATGAAATAACTGAAAAAATTATCGAAGTAGCTGAAAAAGGGAAGCTTAATCTGATTCAGTTACATGGTGATGAAAGTGAAGATTTTATGGCTGATTTAAGAAAAAAATTAAACCCGGAAATTAAAATCATCAAGGTCATCAGAATCGGAAATGATACTACTGAAAACAGAAATAAAATAACCCAGATTCTTAATGACCAGTCGACAAGCTACAACCTACCGCCTGTTACCTACTACCTGTTTGATACTGACAGCAAAGCATTTGGAGGAACAGGACAACAGTTTGACTGGAATTTATTGAACGAATTTGAAATTCCATTACCTTATTTTCTGAGTGGTGGCATTTCAGAAGAAAATATAACAAATATTCAGTCGTTAATTCAAAAGCCGTTTGCCATTGACATTAATTCAAAATTTGAAATTAATCCCGGTGATAAGGATATAGAAAGAATTAAAAAATTCAGTTCCACCATCCAAAAAAGTCCTAACGGGGCTATTTAA